A genomic stretch from Sander vitreus isolate 19-12246 chromosome 17, sanVit1, whole genome shotgun sequence includes:
- the znf451 gene encoding E3 SUMO-protein ligase ZNF451 → MSSPTQAEDDDVEEVEFVSEGPVRPVSECIDLLSESEDEGCSSLTDMIEDKITRHKARVTSTLERLAHQVALEKKEKSDKCRAFKEKQNLQRARGQQELAFSSTNGFNQEAKHCVDMWLKMPGVRPGVISGGFRRRHKAASFPGNSSTRHTCPVINCGRVYDNTALLDGHLKRFDHSPCDPTINLKGFPTELFACVACGRHFQTEEAWGKHLESKVSSSSADGHSITQTFQRIVCFACPACYMLFNLRDECLQHMSAKNHFTESLAMNETRGGPLPVPVSQYVKNRLITLCKDVTFNVRCSLCHKVLISHQAAQAHFNVHCRQGCAVAKADKTVVQVMKQLQVQGQCSLCCKIFHSQAEIERHKESTQHDVEVNQTMEKALLQYCRFSEIQHTQNAREAKRTRQSTGLEEPFKKRNKKRSDYEEFPAKQRRLSVTSSASRNSVTAWFCECGIQFSEESTASKHILAVNQIFHQCGMCGKRMGESSITRLHMSRFHGGAHLSNYLFYCRKCNVEMPRYEDILSHVSEDHSGHTYFTEQEVPEELATVNHAKPSTSSEVARHSSSKSTVQQDTVETLKAEQTWMCRMCEDIFDSEGAVRKHCSDVSSHNFQRFICGHCPQKFFKESTVRRHCTNEHNGQIKSFPFCGLCDSMQFESEGEFLEHYKSLHSKDYYCMDDVEVVQPAVAESTSQRICPCMGSEKGKEEMKATYTQCMRNLSAEGKCQYVCAPCGVSVPSFAQMKTHVHTKHAALNLDKTFDVECKACQESFSGVPSFHKHYHSRHCTLEPCMSSRTCSKDMKAQATTVKVLNAVEITPDTNEIEDETLVKFLNMGQSNKGSEACENESDDEMNHEPSLNAAEEERESAELEEALKRSLLEF, encoded by the exons ATGTCTTCTCCAACTCAAGCAGAGGACGATGACGTGGAAGAAGTGGAGTTTGTATCA GAGGGCCCTGTCAGACCAGTATCAGAATGTATTGATCTGCTGAGTGAAAGTGAGGATGAGGGATGTTCATCGTTGACCGACATG ATTGAAGATAAAATCACCCGCCATAAAGCGCGTGTTACATCTACACTGGAAAGACTAGCACACCAGGTGGCCctagagaaaaaggaaaaatccgATAAATGTAGAGCGTTCAAG GAGAAGCAAAACTTACAAAGAGCTCGTGGACAGCAGGAGCTGGCTTTTAGTTCTACAAATGGATTTAATCAGGAAGCAAAGCACTGCGTGGACATGTGGTTAAAGATGCCAG GTGTTCGGCCTGGAGTGATCAGTGGTGGTTTTAGAAGAAGACATAAAGCTGCTTCTTTCCCTGGAAATAGTTCAACTAGACACACTTGCCCAGTGATCAACTGTGGTCGGGTTTATGACAATACGGCCCTTCTTGATGGCCACTTAAAAAG GTTTGATCACTCCCCTTGTGACCCAACCATCAATCTTAAAGGATTTCCAACTGAACTCTTTGCCTGTGTTGCCTGTGGTCGACATTTTCAGACTGAAGAAGCATGGGGAAAACATCTTGAGTCTAAG GTGTCCTCATCTTCTGCTGATGGTCACAGCATCACTCAGACCTTTCAGCGGATTGTGTGTTTTGCCTGCCCTGCCTGCTACATGCTCTTCAACCTCCGAGATGAGTGTCTTCAGCACATGTCAGCCAAAAACCACTTCACAGAGTCACTCGCCATGAATG AAACCAGAGGAGGACCACTGCCAGTTCCCGTCTCACAATATGTTAAGAATCGCCTCATCACTTTATGCAAGGATGTGACGTTTAATGTCCGATGCTCTTTATGTCACAAAGTACTTATCTCACATCAGGCAGCCCAAGCTCACTTTAA TGTGCACTGCAGACAGGGTTGCGCGGTGGCCAAGGCTGATAAAACGGTAGTGCAGGTAATGAAACAGCTGCAAGTGCAAGGGCAGTGCTCCCTCTGTTGTAAAATCTTCCATAGCCAAGCTGAAATTGAGAGACACAAAGAATCGACCCAGCATGACGTGGAGGTCAACCAAACAATGGAGAAAGCCCTCCTTCAGTACTGCAGGTTTAGTGAAATTCAACACACCCAGAATGCTAGAGAGGCAAAGAGGACAAGACAATCCACTGGCCTTGAagaaccttttaaaaaaagaaacaagaagaGGAGTGATTATGAAGAATTTCCAGCCAAACAGAGGAGACTGAGTGTAACTAGCAGCGCTAGCAGAAACTCCGTAACAGCATGGTTCTGCGAGTGTGGTATACAGTTCTCAGAAGAGTCTACAGCCAGTAAGCATATCCTGGCTGTAAACCAAATTTTCCATCAGTGTGGCATGTGTGGCAAACGCATGGGAGAGTCCTCAATTACCCGCCTGCATATGAGTCGCTTTCATGGGGGAGCTCATCTATCCAACTACCTCTTCTACTGCCGCAAGTGCAACGTAGAAATGCCTCGGTATGAAGATATCCTGTCCCACGTGTCAGAAGATCACAGCGGACACACCTACTTCACTGAGCAGGAAGTGCCTGAGGAGCTCGCCACCGTCAACCATGCCAAGCCGTCCACCAGCAGCGAAGTCGCCCGTCATTCGTCCTCCAAGTCCACAGTCCAGCAGGACACAGTAGAGACTTTAAAAGCTGAGCAGACTTGGATGTGCAGGATGTGCGAGGACATCTTTGACTCAGAAGGGGCTGTCCGCAAACACTGCAGTGACGTGAGCAGTCACAACTTTCAGAGATTCATCTGTGGACACTGCCCCCAGAAGTTCTTTAAAGAGTCCACCGTACGTAGACACTGTACGAATGAGCACAACGGGCAGATAAAGAGCTTTCCCTTCTGCGGCCTCTGCGACAGCATGCAGTTTGAATCTGAGGGTGAGTTCTTGGAACACTACAAGAGTCTTCACAGTAAGGACTACTACTGTATGGATGATGTTGAAGTTGTTCAGCCTGCGGTTGCTGAAAGCACCAGTCAGCGTATATGCCCATGCATGGGTTCAGAAAAGGGCAAAGAGGAGATGAAGGCTACATATACACAATGCATGAGGAATCTGTCCGCTGAAGGAAAATGTCAGTATGTGTGCGCTCCTTGTGGCGTATCTGTGCCTTCCTTTGCACAGATGAAGACTCACGTCCACACAAAGCACGCAGCCTTGAACCTGGACAAGACCTTTGACGTGGAATGCAAAGCTTGCCAGGAGAGTTTCTCGGGTGTTCCAAGTTTCCATAAACACTATCACTCTCGACACTGTACACTGGAACCTTGCATGAGCTCCAGGACCTGCAGTAAAGACATGAAAGCACAAGCCACCactgtaaaagtactcaatgctgTGGAGATCACACCAGACACTAATG AGATTGAAGATGAAACACTGGTGAAGTTTCTGAACATGGGTCAGTCCAACAAAGGGAGTGAAGCATGTGAAA ATGAATCAGATGACGAGATGAACCATGAACCGTCTTTGAATGctgcagaagaagagagagagtcagcag AGTTGGAAGAAGCTCTTAAACGAAGTCTTCTGGAGTTTTGA
- the rab23 gene encoding ras-related protein Rab-23: MLEEDMEVAIKAVVVGNGAVGKSSMIQRYCKGIFTKDYKKTIGVDFLERQILVNDEEVRLMLWDTAGQEEFDAITKAYYRGAQACVLVFSTTDRESFQAIDSWREKVEAEVGDIPTVLVQNKIDLLEETLIKNEEAEALAKRLKLRFYRASVKEDLNVNEVFKYLAEKYLQRLKQQTAEETEVLHTTSNKIGVFNTTSSNVCNQSSSNGREVITLRPNKQRTKKSKNPFGSCSLL, translated from the exons ATGCTGGAGGAGGACATGGAAGTGGCCATCAAGGCGGTCGTGGTGGGAAATGGAGCTGTCGGGAAGTCCAGTATGATCCAACGCTACTGCAAGGGCATCTTCACCAAGGACTACAAAAAGACCATTGGAGTGGACTTCCTGGAAAGGCAGATACT CGTAAATGACGAAGAGGTCCGACTAATGCTGTGGGACACCGCTGGGCAGGAGGAGTTTGACGCTATCACTAAGGCCTACTACCGTG GTGCCCAAGCATGTGTGCTAGTCTTCTCTACCACAGACAGGGAGTCGTTTCAGGCTATCGACAGCTGGAGGGAGAAGGTGGAGGCAGAGGTCGGAGACATTCCCACAGTTCTAGTGCAGAACAAAATTGACCTCCTGGAAGAGACCCTTATAAAAAA CGAGGAGGCAGAAGCTTTGGCTAAAAGACTCAAGCTGAGATTTTATCGAGCTTCAGTAAAAGAGGACCTCAATGTCAACGAGG TTTTTAAGTACTTAGCTGAGAAGTATCTTCAGCGACTCAAACAGCAAACCGCAGAGGAGACAGAGGTACTCCATACAACAAGCAATAAAATAG gtGTTTTTAATACCACAAGTAGTAATGTCTGCAACCAGAGCTCCAGCAACGGAAGAGAAGTCATCACTTTGCGACCTAACAAACAAAGGACCAAGAAGAGTAAAAATCCTTTTGGAAGCTGCAGCCTACTCTAG
- the bag2 gene encoding BAG family molecular chaperone regulator 2: MAQAKIQAKTNEATCSKFSRTLSMADRSGQLLESLDQLEMRVETLREAASAMENERECILEMIQSIQNGQELRNICPGEREELSLTANRLMGRTLSVEIRVGTIRNSQQEEALHKATSVIDEIVKKLLDDMESGRQQLRALHAACVTEAPPVPIDQKFQAIVISCALEDQKNIKRRLETLLRNVENAEKNIKIMDHQKLEGQKANGCQ, translated from the exons ATGGCTCAAGCTAAAATCCAGGCGAAAACGAACGAAGCTACGTGCAGCAAGTTCAGCAGGACGCTGTCCATGGCAGATCGCTCCGGACAACTCCTGGAAAgtttggatcagctggaaatgAG GGTGGAGACTTTACGCGAAGCAGCATCGGCCATGGAGAATGAAAGGGAGTGCATCCTGGAAATGATCCAGTCCATACAGAACGGCCAGGAACTGCGAAACATCTGTCCTG gggagagagaagagttAAGTTTAACTGCAAACCGTCTAATGGGCCGGACGCTGTCTGTGGAGATCAGAGTTGGCACAATCAGAAACTCCCAGCAGGAGGAGGCGCTGCACAAGGCCACATCAGTAATCGATGAAATAGTGAAAAAGTTGCTGGATGACATGGAGAGTGGGCGGCAGCAGCTGCGGGCCCTGCACGCGGCCTGTGTAACCGAGGCCCCGCCCGTCCCCATCGACCAGAAGTTTCAGGCCATAGTCATCAGCTGTGCTCTGGAGGACCAGAAGAACATCAAGCGGAGGCTGGAGACTTTGTTGAGGAATGTTGAAAATGCTGAAAAGAACATCAAGATTATGGATCACCAAAAACTGGAGGGCCAAAAAGCGAACGGCTGTCAATAA